The Pantoea vagans genome includes a window with the following:
- a CDS encoding D-2-hydroxyacid dehydrogenase family protein, translated as MSLNCIILDDYQNVALSLADWATLEPTVRTTALTQHYDNQDELVSHIEQADILVVMRERTPLTAELIGRLPNLKLVVTSGMRNASIDLHACAERYIAVCGTASSSAAPMELSWGLLIGLARHIYAEQQALRSNGPWQHTLGLGLQGKTLGLLGLGKIGGEMAKVAQAFGMRVCAWSQNLTEARAAECGVERMTSLDALLAASDAVSVHLVLSERTHHLIDNHAFAQMKPGALLINTSRAGIVDQCAMIAALQSGQLAGAGLDVFEQEPLPVDHPLRLLPNVLATPHLGYVADSNYRTYFTQAVEDIQGWVTGAPLRSLL; from the coding sequence ATGAGTCTGAACTGCATCATTCTTGATGATTACCAAAACGTTGCGCTGTCGCTCGCCGACTGGGCAACGCTTGAACCCACCGTTCGCACGACCGCACTCACTCAACACTATGATAATCAGGACGAGCTGGTCAGTCACATTGAACAGGCCGATATCCTGGTGGTGATGCGTGAACGTACCCCACTCACCGCCGAACTAATTGGTCGGTTGCCGAATCTCAAACTGGTGGTCACTTCCGGCATGCGCAATGCCTCCATTGATCTGCACGCCTGCGCCGAACGCTACATCGCGGTATGCGGCACGGCCAGCAGCAGTGCAGCGCCCATGGAACTGAGCTGGGGTTTGCTGATCGGCCTGGCTCGTCACATCTATGCCGAACAGCAAGCACTGCGCAGCAACGGACCATGGCAGCACACGTTAGGACTCGGTTTGCAGGGCAAAACGTTGGGCCTGCTGGGATTAGGTAAAATTGGTGGCGAAATGGCAAAAGTGGCGCAGGCGTTTGGCATGCGCGTCTGCGCGTGGAGCCAGAACCTCACTGAGGCACGTGCGGCGGAATGCGGTGTAGAGCGCATGACCTCGCTGGATGCTTTGCTAGCCGCAAGTGATGCTGTTTCAGTGCATCTGGTGTTGAGTGAACGCACCCATCATCTGATCGACAACCACGCTTTCGCGCAGATGAAGCCGGGAGCATTGTTGATCAATACCTCGCGCGCCGGGATTGTCGATCAATGCGCGATGATTGCCGCGTTGCAATCCGGCCAGTTAGCCGGTGCCGGTTTGGATGTGTTTGAACAGGAGCCGCTGCCTGTTGACCATCCGCTGCGTCTGCTGCCCAACGTGCTGGCTACACCGCATCTTGGCTATGTTGCTGACAGCAACTACCGCACCTACTTCACGCAGGCCGTTGAAGATATTCAGGGATGGGTCACCGGCGCACCGCTGCGTTCGCTACTCTGA
- a CDS encoding EAL domain-containing protein, with product MPPQKRTRDFRWLLIVCAGLLPLVLGILCTAIEARHTVSQQQISTANALLAQAEKMSDNAWDMITQLRQYHYQPCEKIENQLQRVGTLNAYFRSVGLLRGEDISCSSAFGLTNGTLTQMMLQPPPITGKAWWSVSIKGTFGVPDRPAVVFVRQLPDTTGFWAVIDGQYLMDFMQAIGESRGYQMSLQFSNGAVIASGPSEVAPQLYFKSEAYRAESNRYPISVTVSIPGSELLKAWRQALFIFLPMAAIFSILLMVLTSNWLRRRISWGDEIRRAMRGRQFSVHYQPVYSTALQRTSGAEALLRWQLPNGEMIRPDIFISHAESEGMIVPLTQHLLDLMAEDIQSWEVEPGFHIGLNVAAEHLQHADFVQDIQRFARRIKDKQMVVTLELTERSLIDDGELVARKLRHLQSHGMKVAIDDFGTGHCSLSYLLTFPLDYLKIDRGFINAIEGLDVETPVLDAIINLCHKLELDVLGEGVETSLQFAYLQQRGVVFIQGYYYARPMDNDRLRAWLNEQGSQPLLVEEHHESELHHS from the coding sequence GTGCCTCCGCAAAAACGAACGCGTGATTTTCGCTGGCTGTTAATTGTCTGTGCCGGGTTATTACCCTTGGTACTGGGCATCCTTTGCACAGCCATCGAAGCGCGCCATACGGTGAGCCAGCAACAGATTTCCACCGCTAACGCCCTGTTAGCGCAAGCCGAAAAGATGAGTGATAACGCCTGGGATATGATTACCCAGTTGCGTCAGTACCATTATCAGCCTTGTGAAAAAATCGAGAACCAACTGCAACGTGTCGGCACGCTGAACGCCTATTTTCGTTCGGTGGGTTTGCTGCGGGGTGAAGATATCAGTTGTTCCTCGGCCTTTGGTTTGACCAATGGCACGCTCACCCAGATGATGCTGCAACCTCCCCCCATTACCGGCAAGGCCTGGTGGAGTGTGTCAATCAAGGGGACTTTTGGCGTACCTGACCGTCCAGCGGTGGTGTTTGTGCGCCAACTGCCCGATACCACCGGCTTTTGGGCAGTGATTGATGGCCAGTATTTAATGGACTTTATGCAGGCGATTGGCGAATCACGCGGTTATCAGATGAGCCTGCAGTTCAGCAACGGCGCGGTGATTGCCAGCGGGCCAAGTGAAGTTGCCCCTCAACTCTATTTCAAGAGTGAAGCCTATCGGGCGGAATCAAACCGCTATCCCATCAGCGTCACCGTCTCCATTCCAGGGTCGGAACTGCTCAAAGCCTGGCGCCAGGCACTGTTTATCTTCCTGCCAATGGCCGCCATTTTCTCGATTTTGTTGATGGTGCTGACGTCCAACTGGTTGCGCCGCCGCATTTCGTGGGGCGATGAGATCCGCCGCGCCATGCGGGGTCGTCAATTTTCCGTGCATTATCAGCCGGTTTACAGCACGGCGCTGCAACGCACCAGCGGCGCAGAGGCCCTGCTGCGCTGGCAGTTGCCGAATGGAGAGATGATTCGGCCAGACATCTTTATCAGCCATGCGGAATCTGAAGGCATGATCGTGCCGCTCACCCAGCATCTGCTGGATCTGATGGCGGAAGATATTCAAAGCTGGGAGGTGGAACCCGGCTTCCACATTGGGCTGAATGTGGCGGCAGAACATTTGCAGCACGCCGATTTTGTGCAGGATATTCAGCGCTTCGCGCGCCGCATTAAAGATAAGCAGATGGTGGTAACCTTAGAACTCACCGAACGCAGCCTGATTGACGACGGTGAACTGGTGGCTCGCAAGCTGCGCCATCTGCAATCCCACGGTATGAAAGTCGCCATCGATGACTTCGGTACCGGTCACTGTTCGCTCTCCTATCTACTGACTTTCCCACTGGATTATCTGAAAATCGATCGCGGATTTATCAACGCCATTGAAGGGCTGGATGTGGAAACGCCAGTGCTGGATGCCATCATCAACCTGTGCCACAAGCTGGAACTGGACGTGTTAGGTGAAGGCGTTGAGACCTCGTTACAATTTGCCTACCTGCAACAACGTGGTGTGGTATTTATTCAGGGCTATTATTATGCCCGTCCGATGGATAATGACCGGCTTCGTGCCTGGCTCAATGAGCAGGGTTCTCAGCCGCTTCTCGTTGAGGAACACCATGAGTCTGAACTGCATCATTCTTGA
- a CDS encoding class II aldolase/adducin family protein, which yields MSTETLDVITLRQRISEGEWQARVKLAQAYHLAAKLRWTDHIYTHFSLRVPGDQPHFLINAFGQTFDEISAETLVKIDIDGNIIDDPTGLGINRAGFVIHSAIHRARPDAHAVLHTHTAAGIGVSAQRNGLLMISQHSTRFHNRLGYHDYEGIALDLDEQQRIVADLGDLNALILRNHGLLTSGGSIEEAFYNLYYLERACQAQLAAQSGGADLIILPDEVAEKAAQAFDNSIRNHKYQLHWDAYIRQLNRNAL from the coding sequence ATGAGCACGGAAACCCTGGATGTCATCACCCTGCGGCAGCGCATCAGCGAAGGCGAATGGCAAGCGCGAGTGAAACTGGCTCAGGCCTATCATCTGGCGGCCAAATTGCGCTGGACTGACCATATCTACACCCATTTTTCCCTGCGCGTGCCGGGTGACCAGCCCCATTTTCTCATCAACGCTTTTGGACAAACCTTTGATGAGATCTCGGCAGAGACGCTGGTGAAAATCGATATCGACGGCAACATCATCGATGACCCCACTGGGCTGGGAATTAATCGCGCTGGGTTTGTGATTCATAGCGCGATTCATCGCGCACGCCCGGATGCCCATGCCGTGCTGCATACCCACACGGCGGCGGGCATTGGCGTTTCGGCACAGCGCAACGGTTTGCTGATGATTTCGCAGCACAGCACGCGTTTCCACAACCGTCTTGGCTACCACGATTATGAAGGTATTGCGCTGGATCTTGATGAGCAGCAGCGCATCGTGGCCGATCTCGGCGATCTCAATGCTTTGATCCTGCGTAACCATGGGCTGCTCACCAGTGGGGGCAGCATTGAAGAGGCGTTTTACAATCTGTACTACCTTGAGCGGGCTTGCCAGGCTCAGCTGGCGGCGCAGTCCGGTGGGGCGGATCTGATCATCCTGCCGGATGAGGTGGCGGAAAAAGCCGCACAGGCGTTTGATAACAGCATTCGCAACCACAAGTATCAGCTGCACTGGGATGCTTACATCCGTCAGCTCAACCGCAACGCACTTTGA
- a CDS encoding ABC transporter substrate-binding protein yields MKWLKPTVSALLLCASFASQAAPDLTNVTLVLGDQARNLRSLIEAADVMKDAPYHYRWANFQGAAPLFEAQRAGAVDTSYAGDLPVLMAASGGVPLKIIATNVGDAGSNGLIVPADSPIHSVKDLAGKEVVVSSARGSISQHLLYEALEEAQIKRDAVPVRFVLPTDASAAFNSGQIAAWATFDPYLGIAEQHGARLLRDGKGLTTALSFVTATQSSLDDPAKRAAIADFTQRLAKARAWALEHPQQYNAVYAQLTRLSPEDAQKITPRISHGIRPVTPEDVAKVQKVSDLFSELKILPNKVDVQAITDNSVFVSQP; encoded by the coding sequence ATGAAATGGCTGAAACCAACTGTTTCTGCGCTGCTGCTGTGCGCGTCATTTGCCAGCCAGGCGGCGCCAGATTTAACCAACGTCACCTTGGTGCTGGGCGATCAGGCGCGCAATTTACGCTCGCTGATTGAAGCCGCCGATGTGATGAAGGATGCCCCTTATCACTATCGTTGGGCCAACTTCCAGGGCGCGGCACCGCTGTTTGAAGCGCAGCGCGCCGGCGCGGTGGATACTTCCTACGCCGGAGATTTACCGGTGTTGATGGCGGCCTCTGGCGGCGTGCCGCTGAAGATTATTGCCACTAACGTGGGAGATGCCGGTTCGAATGGGCTGATCGTCCCAGCGGATTCACCGATCCATAGCGTGAAAGATCTGGCTGGAAAGGAAGTGGTGGTGTCATCGGCGCGTGGCAGCATTTCGCAGCATCTGCTGTATGAAGCGCTGGAAGAGGCGCAGATAAAACGCGATGCGGTGCCGGTTCGTTTTGTGTTGCCGACCGACGCCAGCGCCGCATTTAACTCCGGGCAAATCGCCGCCTGGGCCACCTTTGACCCTTATCTGGGCATTGCAGAACAGCACGGTGCGCGTTTATTGCGTGACGGTAAAGGCTTAACCACCGCACTGTCATTTGTCACCGCCACCCAAAGTTCGCTCGACGACCCCGCTAAGCGCGCGGCGATTGCTGATTTCACGCAGCGTTTAGCCAAGGCGCGTGCGTGGGCGCTGGAACATCCACAGCAGTACAATGCGGTGTATGCACAATTGACGCGGCTCTCACCGGAGGATGCGCAGAAAATAACGCCGCGTATTTCCCACGGTATCCGCCCGGTGACACCGGAGGATGTGGCGAAAGTGCAGAAGGTGTCGGATTTGTTTAGTGAGTTGAAGATTCTGCCCAATAAAGTCGATGTGCAGGCGATTACGGATAACAGCGTGTTTGTTTCTCAGCCTTGA
- a CDS encoding AI-2E family transporter, with product MNNLPQEKIGQNMLVKMAMLVIILAGIRAASEILVPFLLASFLAIVLNPLVTLLMRRGVRRSLAIALVISVIFIFILLLIGVMASSASDFSDTYPQIRSLLEQKLAVVQHVAARFHINISTEALAARLDPNVMMDMATTLLKQFSGAMTNVLLLILTVVFMLFEVRHLPYKMRNAMINPQIRIAGLHKAFKGVTHYLALKTLVSLITGAAVWLVLALIGVKFALFWGVVAFILNFIPNIGPIIAGIPPFVQALVLNGVYDALFVAALFGAIHMVFGNMLEPKLMGRGLGLSTLVVFLSLIFWGWLLGPIGMLLSVPLTSVTKILMETTPGGSRLAIMLGNGRPGSRPR from the coding sequence ATGAACAACCTGCCACAGGAAAAAATTGGCCAGAACATGCTGGTCAAGATGGCGATGCTGGTGATCATTCTGGCGGGCATTCGCGCCGCATCAGAGATTCTGGTTCCCTTTCTGCTCGCCAGTTTTCTGGCGATTGTGCTTAACCCGCTGGTGACCCTGTTGATGCGACGCGGCGTGCGGCGCAGCCTGGCGATCGCCCTGGTGATTAGCGTGATTTTCATCTTCATATTGCTACTGATTGGTGTGATGGCCAGTTCAGCCAGTGACTTCAGCGATACCTATCCGCAAATTCGTAGCTTGCTGGAGCAGAAACTCGCCGTGGTTCAGCATGTTGCCGCGCGCTTTCATATCAATATCTCTACCGAAGCGCTGGCTGCACGGCTCGATCCCAATGTGATGATGGATATGGCCACCACGCTGTTGAAGCAGTTTTCCGGTGCCATGACCAATGTGCTTCTGCTGATCCTTACCGTGGTATTTATGCTGTTTGAGGTGCGTCATCTGCCTTATAAGATGCGTAATGCCATGATTAACCCGCAAATCCGCATTGCCGGGCTGCATAAGGCCTTCAAAGGCGTCACACATTATCTGGCTCTGAAAACCCTGGTCAGTTTGATTACCGGTGCTGCCGTGTGGCTGGTGCTGGCGTTGATTGGCGTGAAGTTTGCGCTGTTCTGGGGCGTCGTCGCCTTTATCCTTAACTTCATTCCCAACATCGGACCGATTATCGCGGGCATCCCGCCGTTTGTTCAGGCACTGGTGCTCAACGGTGTTTACGATGCGCTATTTGTTGCGGCGTTATTTGGTGCGATTCACATGGTGTTTGGCAATATGCTGGAGCCGAAGCTGATGGGGCGCGGATTAGGGCTTTCGACGTTGGTGGTGTTTCTGTCACTGATTTTCTGGGGCTGGCTACTCGGGCCGATAGGGATGTTGCTGTCGGTTCCCCTGACCAGCGTCACCAAGATTTTAATGGAGACCACACCGGGCGGCAGCCGTTTGGCCATTATGTTGGGCAACGGACGGCCGGGATCGCGACCGCGTTAA
- a CDS encoding ABC transporter permease, which translates to MSRALNGLILLALVLLVALPLLFIVLQALFPQLGEGNWSGAFSALPALFKDPQLMPMWLGTLKIGAGVALCSLLLGLPLGALRGLFRLPGAALWDLLFLIPFLTPPYIVALSWTLALQRNGYIEQLTGVNFDSLLFSSSGMTLVMTLNIFPVVYFAVSRSLMASGQRLAWVARVHGASAWRAFAQITLPLTLPALAGGVLLAFTLAIEEYGVPAALGTQAHLTLMTVGIETKLADWPIDLPGAASLSLMLSLVALTAWFLQRKLTGSSDVTAVNGKPVVQELAHGGRWLPLMILPFALTLVLAVILPLGAMTLSGLQNTLSGGLHLDNLTLRHFGALFSQQGDALAAFSTSIGLALGAALLTGLLGFLIAWRVSEGKTRLLAMMDGLALLPAAMPGVVVGVGLILLWNRGFWPVSPYNTIFILLLSYSCLLLPWPVRYVSSALRQLAPTLEPAARVHGASRLQALRLIVLPLVAPSLLAAMMMVFAVASRELVTSLLLAPAGTQTVAIFIWRQFEQGSVGQGMAMATVTLFASLTLMLGATALMQRQGK; encoded by the coding sequence ATGTCGCGTGCCCTGAATGGATTGATTCTACTGGCGCTAGTGCTGCTGGTGGCGCTGCCACTGCTGTTTATTGTGCTGCAAGCGCTGTTTCCGCAGCTGGGTGAGGGAAACTGGAGCGGCGCTTTTAGTGCATTACCGGCGCTATTCAAGGATCCACAGCTGATGCCGATGTGGCTGGGCACGCTAAAAATCGGTGCTGGCGTCGCGCTGTGCAGTTTGCTGCTGGGCTTACCGCTCGGCGCACTGCGCGGCCTGTTTCGCCTGCCGGGTGCGGCGCTGTGGGACCTGCTGTTCCTGATCCCCTTCCTCACCCCACCCTATATCGTGGCGCTGTCATGGACGCTGGCACTGCAACGCAACGGGTATATCGAACAACTCACCGGCGTTAACTTTGACAGCCTGCTGTTCAGCAGTAGCGGCATGACGCTGGTGATGACGCTGAATATCTTCCCGGTGGTCTATTTTGCCGTGTCGCGTTCGCTGATGGCGAGTGGGCAGCGTCTCGCCTGGGTTGCTCGCGTGCATGGGGCTTCGGCGTGGCGCGCTTTCGCTCAGATTACGCTGCCACTGACCTTGCCCGCTTTGGCCGGTGGCGTGCTATTAGCGTTCACCCTCGCGATTGAAGAGTACGGCGTGCCCGCCGCGCTGGGTACCCAGGCACATCTCACGCTAATGACCGTCGGTATCGAGACCAAACTGGCGGACTGGCCGATTGATTTACCGGGTGCCGCTTCACTCTCCTTGATGCTGAGTTTGGTGGCGCTGACGGCCTGGTTCCTGCAGCGGAAACTCACTGGCAGCAGTGATGTGACAGCGGTCAACGGCAAACCCGTGGTGCAGGAACTCGCCCATGGCGGTCGCTGGTTACCGCTGATGATATTGCCCTTCGCACTGACGCTGGTGTTGGCGGTGATCCTGCCGCTGGGGGCAATGACGCTGAGCGGATTACAGAATACCCTCTCCGGCGGCTTGCATCTGGATAACCTGACGCTGCGCCACTTCGGTGCGCTGTTTAGTCAGCAAGGCGATGCACTGGCGGCTTTCTCCACCAGCATTGGGCTAGCGCTCGGGGCGGCACTGCTGACCGGCCTGCTCGGGTTCCTGATTGCCTGGCGCGTCTCAGAAGGCAAAACGCGCCTGCTGGCAATGATGGATGGGCTGGCGCTACTGCCGGCGGCAATGCCGGGCGTGGTAGTCGGCGTTGGGTTGATTTTGCTGTGGAATCGCGGCTTCTGGCCGGTATCGCCTTACAACACGATATTTATCCTGCTGCTTTCCTACAGCTGCCTGTTATTGCCATGGCCAGTGCGCTATGTCAGTAGCGCGTTGCGTCAACTGGCTCCGACGCTGGAACCGGCGGCGCGTGTGCATGGCGCTTCACGTTTGCAGGCACTGCGTTTGATTGTGCTACCGCTGGTGGCTCCCAGCCTGCTGGCAGCGATGATGATGGTGTTCGCGGTAGCTTCACGTGAGCTGGTGACCTCGTTACTACTGGCGCCCGCTGGCACGCAGACCGTGGCGATTTTTATCTGGCGGCAGTTTGAACAAGGTTCAGTAGGCCAAGGCATGGCGATGGCAACCGTCACGCTGTTTGCCAGCCTGACCTTGATGCTGGGCGCTACCGCTCTGATGCAGCGTCAGGGGAAATAA
- a CDS encoding ABC transporter substrate-binding protein, which produces MPSLKSVKNAISHKGAISAMILTSAMMMNDAHALTVYTAGPGSLSKSLAAGFEKQTGIKVNIFQATTGKVMARLEAEQANPQADVLISASWDTAEDLQNRGWLLPYQSSNATKVPDQFKTANYVAQGISALGIVWNTKSGTPEPKTWQDLTAPAFKDKVTTPDPALSGASLDLLIGLQNSEGEKAWQLFDQLKANGMVMSGPNAQAVTPVLQGAKAAVFGAVDYVTYNNIAQGESVKVIFPENGTVVAPRPMMILKSSQHADDAKKFVDYVLSDEGQEQVAKAWLMPARTDIKAQRPLFTEIKLLPANNDGSSERAAVLKRFGTLFGQ; this is translated from the coding sequence ATGCCATCTCTCAAGTCAGTTAAAAACGCCATCAGCCACAAAGGAGCCATCAGCGCGATGATTTTGACTTCCGCCATGATGATGAATGACGCCCACGCACTGACGGTGTACACCGCGGGTCCGGGCTCGCTGTCGAAAAGTCTTGCCGCCGGATTTGAAAAACAAACCGGTATAAAAGTGAATATTTTCCAGGCCACCACCGGTAAGGTGATGGCGCGTCTCGAAGCGGAGCAGGCGAATCCACAAGCCGATGTGTTGATCTCCGCGTCATGGGATACCGCCGAAGATCTGCAAAACCGTGGCTGGTTGCTGCCATATCAGAGCAGCAACGCGACGAAAGTGCCGGATCAATTTAAAACCGCCAACTACGTGGCGCAGGGTATTTCCGCCCTCGGTATTGTGTGGAACACCAAAAGCGGCACGCCTGAACCTAAAACCTGGCAAGACCTGACCGCACCGGCTTTCAAAGACAAAGTCACTACGCCGGACCCCGCGCTGTCTGGCGCGTCTCTCGATCTGCTGATTGGCCTGCAAAACAGCGAAGGTGAAAAAGCCTGGCAGCTGTTTGACCAGCTGAAAGCCAACGGCATGGTGATGAGTGGCCCAAACGCGCAGGCGGTCACGCCGGTGTTGCAGGGGGCTAAAGCGGCGGTTTTTGGGGCCGTGGATTACGTTACCTATAACAACATCGCGCAGGGCGAGAGCGTAAAAGTGATCTTCCCTGAAAATGGCACCGTGGTCGCGCCGCGTCCGATGATGATACTGAAAAGCAGCCAACACGCCGATGATGCGAAAAAATTCGTCGATTATGTGCTGTCAGATGAAGGTCAGGAGCAGGTTGCCAAAGCCTGGTTGATGCCCGCGCGTACCGATATCAAAGCGCAGCGTCCGCTGTTCACCGAGATCAAACTGCTGCCCGCCAATAACGACGGTAGCAGCGAACGTGCGGCGGTGCTAAAGCGCTTTGGCACACTGTTCGGACAGTAA
- a CDS encoding ABC transporter ATP-binding protein, whose amino-acid sequence MKHAVPIELKSLRWSVNNLTILHDLSLTIPAGEILALLGPSGCGKSTLLKLLAGLLQPTAGELWIGDRCVASARHCDAPEMRNLGMVFQDYALWPHMTVVQNVAFPLRMRGMKKAAAQQQADAALAQVGLADFGDRKPALLSGGQQQRVALARALVAKPAILLFDEPLSNLDRDLRETLVHTMADLLRASGITAVYVTHDREEANTLADRIIHLAQGQIVSVTHLSGDRNAISQVS is encoded by the coding sequence GTGAAGCATGCCGTGCCTATCGAACTGAAAAGCCTTAGATGGTCGGTGAACAACCTGACTATTCTGCACGATCTCTCCCTGACCATTCCCGCAGGGGAAATTCTTGCGCTGCTCGGCCCGAGCGGCTGCGGCAAAAGCACGTTATTGAAACTGCTGGCGGGCTTGCTGCAACCCACCGCAGGCGAGCTGTGGATTGGCGATCGCTGTGTTGCTTCTGCGCGTCACTGTGATGCCCCGGAAATGCGTAACCTCGGTATGGTGTTCCAGGATTACGCTCTGTGGCCGCACATGACCGTGGTGCAGAACGTGGCGTTTCCGCTGCGCATGCGCGGAATGAAAAAAGCCGCCGCCCAGCAACAGGCCGATGCCGCGCTCGCGCAGGTCGGTCTCGCCGATTTCGGCGATCGTAAACCGGCGTTGCTCTCAGGCGGACAGCAGCAGCGTGTCGCCCTGGCCCGCGCCCTGGTGGCCAAACCCGCGATTTTACTGTTCGACGAACCGCTCTCCAACCTTGACCGCGACCTGCGCGAAACCCTGGTGCACACCATGGCGGATCTGCTGCGCGCGTCGGGCATTACGGCGGTGTACGTCACGCATGATCGCGAAGAAGCCAACACGCTCGCCGACCGCATTATTCACCTGGCTCAGGGCCAGATTGTTTCCGTTACTCACCTCTCAGGGGACCGCAATGCCATCTCTCAAGTCAGTTAA
- a CDS encoding MFS transporter, producing the protein MPDQPAAAPEHGRLRLNLLILSIVKFNFASYLTIGLPLAVLPGYVHDGLGYSAFWAGLVISLQYIATLLSRPHAGRYADMWGPKKVVVLGLVGCLISGICILLSALTEGQGVLSLILLCLGRVILGVGQSFSGTGTSLWGVARVGSLHIGRVISWNGIVTYGAMAIGAPLGVVIFRSGGLLLLSGIIIAICVLAIALALPRAPVKGSKAKPLPFRDVLGKIYGFGLILAMGSAGFGVIATFITLFYQDKGWDGAAFALTLFSAAFVGTRLLFPNSINKLGGLRVASICFAVEAVGLFLVAGSFDPWMAKMGAFLTGAGFSLVFPAIGVVAVKVVPQQNQGSALATYTAFMDLSLGITGPIAGFIMSYAGVSLVYLLTALLVCLALFCTLRMMKRMPEETRVEIKENA; encoded by the coding sequence ATGCCTGACCAGCCTGCCGCCGCCCCTGAACACGGCCGACTTCGCCTGAATCTCCTGATCCTCTCTATCGTCAAATTCAACTTTGCCAGCTATCTGACTATCGGCTTGCCGTTAGCCGTGCTGCCCGGCTATGTCCATGATGGATTGGGCTACAGCGCCTTCTGGGCAGGGCTGGTTATCAGCCTGCAATACATTGCCACGCTGCTGAGCCGTCCTCATGCCGGTCGATATGCGGATATGTGGGGGCCAAAAAAAGTAGTGGTACTGGGATTGGTGGGCTGCTTGATCAGCGGCATCTGTATTTTGCTCTCCGCGCTCACTGAAGGTCAGGGCGTGCTCAGTCTGATTTTGCTCTGTCTGGGGCGTGTGATCCTCGGCGTCGGGCAGAGCTTCTCCGGCACCGGCACCTCATTGTGGGGCGTGGCGCGCGTGGGCTCGCTGCACATTGGCCGGGTGATTTCGTGGAACGGCATCGTGACTTACGGCGCGATGGCGATTGGTGCACCACTTGGCGTAGTGATCTTCCGCAGCGGCGGTTTGCTGCTGCTATCTGGCATTATTATTGCCATCTGTGTGCTGGCAATTGCGCTGGCTCTGCCGCGTGCGCCGGTCAAAGGCAGCAAAGCCAAACCGCTGCCGTTTCGCGATGTGCTGGGGAAAATCTACGGTTTTGGCCTGATTCTGGCGATGGGTTCGGCGGGCTTTGGCGTGATCGCCACCTTTATCACTCTGTTTTATCAGGATAAAGGCTGGGATGGTGCCGCCTTTGCACTGACGTTGTTCAGCGCGGCCTTTGTCGGCACGCGGCTGCTTTTCCCCAACTCAATTAACAAGCTCGGTGGCCTGCGCGTGGCCAGTATCTGCTTTGCGGTGGAAGCGGTGGGGCTGTTTTTGGTGGCTGGGTCCTTCGATCCCTGGATGGCGAAGATGGGTGCCTTCCTGACAGGCGCGGGTTTCTCGCTGGTGTTCCCGGCGATTGGCGTGGTGGCGGTGAAAGTGGTGCCGCAGCAAAACCAAGGCAGCGCACTGGCGACCTACACCGCGTTTATGGATTTGTCGCTGGGTATCACCGGACCGATCGCGGGTTTCATCATGAGTTATGCCGGCGTGTCTCTGGTGTATCTGCTGACCGCGTTGCTGGTGTGTTTAGCGCTGTTTTGCACACTGCGCATGATGAAGCGCATGCCAGAAGAGACCCGCGTGGAGATTAAAGAGAATGCGTAA
- a CDS encoding TIM barrel protein produces the protein MAIDPTRFCINRKIAPALSIEAFFQLVQRLGLSKVELRNDMTGGKVTDDLSASQLRALADKYHIEIETINALYPFNRPDEALLAKATALLQEAKAIGAKALVMCPLNEGIAISPEQTQEAMQKLAPLFAEYGIQGYVEPLGFPVSSLRSAVLTQKLIAQAEVPFKLLLDTFHHHLYENAEQEFPQEIDVNRIGLVHLSGVEDTRPTAELTDEERIMLSDSDVLNSVAQVKRLEMLGYKGIYAFEPFSSELEKWGAKEIEREIRRSIELLQA, from the coding sequence ATGGCCATCGATCCAACCCGTTTCTGTATCAACCGTAAAATTGCGCCGGCCCTCTCGATTGAGGCCTTCTTCCAGTTGGTACAACGTCTGGGATTGAGCAAAGTCGAGCTGCGCAATGACATGACTGGCGGCAAAGTCACCGACGACCTGAGCGCATCCCAACTGCGGGCGTTGGCGGACAAGTACCATATTGAGATCGAGACCATTAACGCGCTTTATCCGTTCAACCGTCCTGATGAAGCGTTACTGGCGAAAGCCACGGCCCTGTTGCAAGAGGCGAAAGCCATTGGCGCTAAAGCGCTGGTGATGTGCCCATTGAATGAAGGCATCGCGATTTCGCCGGAACAGACACAGGAAGCGATGCAAAAGCTGGCGCCGCTGTTTGCTGAATATGGCATTCAAGGCTACGTGGAACCCTTGGGTTTCCCGGTGAGTTCGCTGCGTTCTGCGGTACTGACACAGAAATTAATCGCCCAGGCAGAGGTGCCGTTCAAACTGCTGCTGGATACGTTCCATCATCATTTGTATGAGAACGCTGAACAAGAATTTCCGCAGGAAATTGACGTAAACCGTATTGGTCTGGTGCATCTCTCTGGCGTGGAGGATACCCGCCCAACAGCAGAGTTGACCGATGAAGAACGCATTATGCTCAGCGACAGCGATGTGCTGAACAGCGTGGCGCAGGTGAAACGCCTGGAGATGCTCGGCTACAAAGGCATCTATGCATTTGAGCCGTTCTCGTCTGAGCTGGAAAAATGGGGCGCGAAAGAGATAGAACGCGAAATTCGCCGCAGCATTGAGTTGCTGCAAGCCTGA